DNA sequence from the Gordonia polyisoprenivorans genome:
CTGCCGTCGAGGATGACGCCGGCATTCTCGACGAGGTCGACGCGAAGTACTGCCGGCCCGGAAGCGATCGTGGCCGTTCGGCCGTCATCGCTTGTCCGCCAGCGAGAATGGCCGAACTCCGAGCGCTCGCCGAGTACGACCGAGTCGACATCGGCGACTGGGAAGGACACGTGTGTCCCGGACGCGTTGCGCAGATGCACGATCGGGCCGTCGACCGTGTGCGGGCGGGTCATCATCCCGGCCAGCAGTCCGAACAACCAGTACACGCCATAGATGTGCAGCCCCAACACGATCCACACCCATGGCGGATGTCCGAAGATCAGCACCAGGATCAGATGGGTGAGAGCGCCTTCCACCACGGTCAGTATCCCGGCGGTCCACAGGATGAGGTGAAGGTCGCGGTGGTAGCCGAAGGCGTCACCCGTTGGTCTCGCACGCCGGACCCATGCGGTCAGGGCCGCGACTCGACGCGTTTCCGCGCGTATCGGCCGCACGATCAGCTTTTTCGCGGCCGTCATGACCACGCCTGCCGGCCCAATGCCACCATTCGCTGCACGCATCGGCGTTGCGCGTCCGACAGTTCGTCTGCGCCGGTGAGTGCGTCGAGCAGATCGTCGGTTCCGAACCGGCCCCCGAAGTCGATTCTCTCGAGTTCGCCACGCGCCACCTCGCCGAGTTCCCTGCTGCAGGCGACGATGTCGCGGGCCAGGCATTCCACTTCGTCGTCTCCCGGGTCGGCCGTCGCCAGAGCCTCGAAGCACGTTGCGAGCTCGGCACCACGCGCTGCCATGTTCTCGTCGGCGAGGGCGGAACGATACAGCGAGGTGACCTGCGGATCGAGCTCGGTGAAGACCTCCAACAGCGAATGCTCGATTTCCACTGTTGTCTCCGCGCCGGAGTAGATCTCGGCCAGTCGGTCCGCGATGTCGGCGACCTCATCCCGTGGCACGCCGGCCGACAACGTGCCGCGTAGATCGGCGATCCGCTGCCGCTGCCGTTGGATCGCCTCGGCTCGACGGGCGAGGTCCGCGTCGAGCTCGGTCAAAACGTCGTCGAGGTCGGCCGCCCCGTCCTCGGCAAGGACGTCCCGGACCTCATCGAGCGCCAATCCCAGTGCGGTGAGCCGACGAATCCTCAGGAGAGCCACCACGTCGTCGAGTGCGTAGCTTCGGTATCCGTTGGAATCCCGTGCCGGCTCGGGAAGCAACCCGAGCCGGTGGTAGTACCTGATGGTGCGCGTGCTGACGCCCGCCAGCCGTGCCACCTGCCCGATCCGCATCGGCACCCCTTTCTCGCCTGTGGTGATCGCAGTACACACGTTGACGCCGCGTCAAGGTCAAGCCGCGTGTCGCCCGATGCGCAGCGACGCACACCACCAGTCGGTCATCCCAACAAATGGGAAAGTGGTTTCATCATTTGGATACCGCGCGCTACCGTCTGGTCAGGCATCGAACCCCGGATGCCGATCCGGTGACCACCCGCATCACTTTCCCCACCAGCCCCTTCGGAAGTGATGCCCCATGTCTGCCTTGTCCATTCCCCCATCGCGCGCCCTCGAGTCGATCCGCGGGTCGGCCATCCGAGATCTCCTCGCGGTCACCGAACGGCCCGGTGTGCTCAGCCTCGCGGGCGGTTTGCCTGCCACCGACCTCATCCCCACCGCACGGATCGCGGTTGCGGCGCAGCGCGCGATCGCCGACGCTTCGGCGCTCCAATACACGGCGAGCACCGGCGTTACGCGGTGCCGCGAGGCCATCGCCCACCTGCAGGGCGCCGCTCCCGAGCAGATCCTCATCACCCATGGTTCACAGCAGGCACTCTCGCTGCTGGCACAGGCGCTCGTCGATCCCGGATCGACGGTCGTCGTCGACGACCCGGTGTATGTGGGTGCGCTGCAAAGCTTTCAAGCCGTGTGCGCTCGAATTGTCGCCCTACCCATCACCGGCGCCGGCACCGACGTCGCCGAGCTCGAGACACGGCTTCGGTCCGGGCTACGGCCCCGGATCGTGCACACGGTCAGCAACTTTCACAATCCGTCAGGCGTCACCGCGAGCGCGCATACCCGCATACGACTCGCTGAACTCGCCGATCAGTACGGTTTTCTCGTGATCGAGGACGACCCCTATGGTGCGTTGCGATTCACCGGCGACCCGATCGCCCCGATCCCCGGCGATCGGGTCATCCGACTCGGCAGCGCGTCGAAGATCCTCGCACCGGCGTTGCGGGTGGGCTGGATGCAGGCACCGCCGTCGATCGTCGGCATGGTCGAGCGCCTGCGTCAGAGTGCCGACCTCTGCGGCTCGGCGTTCAGTCAACTGATGACCGCCGACCTGCTCAGCGACACCGGGTGGCTCGCCGACCACGTGGATCGCCTGTGCGCGCAGTACCGGGTTCGGGCAACCGCGCTGACCGATGCACTCGACCGCCATCTCGGGAGCCGGATCGACTGGCGCCCACCGGAGGGCGGGATGTTCTGCTGGGCGCGCCTGCACGCCGTCGATACCTCCAACCTCCTGCCTGCCGCCGTCGACCAGGGTGTCGCCTTCGTGCCGGGACGTGCGTTCGCCGTCTCCGACGATCTCGGCGAGTACCTGCGACTGAGTTTCGCGACGCTGCCACCGGCGGAACTCGACGAGGGCGTCCGACGACTCGCGGCGGCGCTGGACCACCTCTGACCGTCTGCGGTCAGCTGTTC
Encoded proteins:
- a CDS encoding MerR family transcriptional regulator gives rise to the protein MRIGQVARLAGVSTRTIRYYHRLGLLPEPARDSNGYRSYALDDVVALLRIRRLTALGLALDEVRDVLAEDGAADLDDVLTELDADLARRAEAIQRQRQRIADLRGTLSAGVPRDEVADIADRLAEIYSGAETTVEIEHSLLEVFTELDPQVTSLYRSALADENMAARGAELATCFEALATADPGDDEVECLARDIVACSRELGEVARGELERIDFGGRFGTDDLLDALTGADELSDAQRRCVQRMVALGRQAWS
- a CDS encoding PLP-dependent aminotransferase family protein, encoding MSALSIPPSRALESIRGSAIRDLLAVTERPGVLSLAGGLPATDLIPTARIAVAAQRAIADASALQYTASTGVTRCREAIAHLQGAAPEQILITHGSQQALSLLAQALVDPGSTVVVDDPVYVGALQSFQAVCARIVALPITGAGTDVAELETRLRSGLRPRIVHTVSNFHNPSGVTASAHTRIRLAELADQYGFLVIEDDPYGALRFTGDPIAPIPGDRVIRLGSASKILAPALRVGWMQAPPSIVGMVERLRQSADLCGSAFSQLMTADLLSDTGWLADHVDRLCAQYRVRATALTDALDRHLGSRIDWRPPEGGMFCWARLHAVDTSNLLPAAVDQGVAFVPGRAFAVSDDLGEYLRLSFATLPPAELDEGVRRLAAALDHL